The following coding sequences lie in one Crassostrea angulata isolate pt1a10 chromosome 10, ASM2561291v2, whole genome shotgun sequence genomic window:
- the LOC128166369 gene encoding intraflagellar transport protein 140 homolog has product MAVYFDHRLDTDRSGINIDTQWYDGSPILAVNTYSDDTGGSVNLFLDEGEKLLNIPLTRTCQATAMAWHPTKKILAVGWDNGELLVWNEHDHELHESLPLHKTSITVLGWSSAGTRLSSGDKAGVLMVWKADAKGRLQQNPLHQHHIQEPLKIMLYRPVPPPDPNNDIAQLARAAVSGDESALDMFNWKKGKNNARGGAPFGAQEALTFFVGGATGGVYYVNDAGQCAQIFNVDGPVLTLLHYDEKNILITVTESMLLTQHFITPEGEAREVLKVKMSGRGDSKTIVWAGLGILATSLGEGVVRMWDLEHEDNYILSLEGHNSYDHNESITCISYCPEKGTLAGGTNMGNVALWKYSPPLTGKVVDGEMKWKLQAPATVEGPIKQIRWGSNKHLLAVNTIANVFMLNEQVMSAGFKEQTAVVQYGPSSLSVEVFSNMAHHDLKTDIQVKGIFTTKDALAVWNGRRVITYEYSADKSSIKAAGTFTTETMNVCLHEQNVYCIEAMKVQVRTHQGTVKQTINFSEPEGQPVSIDVCGNYLVIGTNIGLVRVYDLSRREAKPHSQPRNLGEIIPGFGSIISCKCNCSGTRVSVLVKSTNDAVDPKLYFWDTDIDQVSYFNFETGRGEQDDFPPEQVEGVEGDTNDAERGKTQAAKDIAGRSPMTHYWDAHDPKLIVCEAKILMDIFHKKEKEEKKIVSLSKTMDDGPVEVMIVSLFSTPENGILIQDSFPLPEQYQTLLGIEVPYHYFVNKSENTSDDDGQGDGPRPEAVSPRMVARRTMRDFVGLEDSDKNTKDAMLNFSYYLTIGNMDEAFKAIKLIKSESVWENMAKMCVKSRRLDVASVCLGNMGHARGARALREAMKEPELDAKVAVLAMQLGLKEDAERLLKNCKRYDLLNEFYQSIGDWKKALETAEMYDRIHLRTTYFNFAKHLEMKGEYSEAIPNYEKSDTHRFEVPRMLFDEPEALEHYISMHKDKALHKWWAQYMESTGDMENALQYYENAQDYLSLVRVYCYCGQMDKAAEICNNTGDRAACYHLGRQYENQDQIKEAIHFFTRAQAYFNAIRLCKEHGMEDQLMNLALMGRPEDMIEAARYYEQKPGAQDKAVMLYHKARNFSKALDLSFRARQFGALQLISGELDERADPELLKRCGDFFMENGQYDKAVDLLAIGKKYWEALKICMDQTVEINEDLAEKLTPSKDDAGIDTMERVKILEAIAEVCMHQGEYHLATKKFTQAGNKIKAMKALLKSGDTEKICFFANVSRQKEIYIMAANYLQSLDWRKDPEIMKNIIGFYTKGRALDSLAGFYDACAQVEIDEYQDYEKALRALGEAYKCLTKAKMNDEMLLEERLAQLKNKMALIKKFVTARRAFEENPEEGIKQCQILLEEPDLESGVRVGDVYGVMIEYYARRDRWKAAHAAIEEMKSRIPNMNIGYYVNMRTVEAVYRALDIPMGDMNRGKMNGVMDEEDGEIVEEEVDNIYGHDEV; this is encoded by the exons ATGGCTGTGTACTTTGATCATCGATTGGATACTGACCGCAGTGGAATAAACATTGACACACAGTGGTATGATGGCAGTCCAATTCTCGCAGTGAATACATACAGTGATGACACTGGGGGATCCGTAAATCTCTTTCTTGATGAG GGAGAGAAGCTGCTAAATATTCCACTGACCCGCACATGTCAGGCCACCGCCATGGCGTGGCACCCTACAAAGAAGATCCTTGCGGTAGGCTGGGACAATGGGGAACTGTTGGTGTGGAACGAACATGACCACGAGCTGCACGAGTCACTCCCTCTACACAAGACCAGCATTACTGTCCTTGGATGGAGTTCAGCGGGGACCAGACTTTCATCTGGAGACAAG GCTGGGGTTTTAATGGTATGGAAAGCTGATGCCAAAGGCCGGCTCCAACAGAATCCTTTACATCAGCACCACATACAGGAGCCACTCAAGATCATGTTGTATAGACCGGTCCCTCCTCCAGATCCTAATAA TGACATAGCACAACTTGCCCGGGCTGCTGTTAGTGGGGATGAGAGTGCTTTAGATATGTTTAACTGGAAGAAAGGAAAGAACAATGCAAGAGGAGGGGCACCTTTTGGGGCCCAGGAGGCTCTGACCTTCTTTGTTGGTGGAGCGACAG GTGGTGTGTACTATGTAAATGATGCAGGCCAGTGTGCCCAGATCTTCAATGTAGATGGACCTGTTTTGACCTTGCTGCACTATGATGAAAAGAACATTCTGATCACGGTCACAGAAAGCATGTTGCTGACTCAGCATTTCATTACTCCTGAGGGAGAAGCCAGGGAGGTTCTGAAG GTTAAAATGAGTGGAAGAGGAGATTCAAAAACCATCGTTTGGGCAGGGCTGGGAATCTTGGCCACATCTCTTGGAGAAGGTGTTGTGAG GATGTGGGACTTGGAACATGAAGATAATTACATACTGAGCCTAGAAGGCCACAACAGTTACGATCATAATGAGAGCATCACTTGTATCTCATACTGTCCCGAAAAAG GAACTTTGGCTGGAGGAACCAACATGGGAAATGTTGCTTTATGGAAGTATTCTCCACCTCTTACTGGGAAAGTTGTGGATGGAGAGATGAAGTGGAAACTACAGGCCCCAGCCACAGTGGAGGGTCCCATCAAACAGATAAGG TGGGGATCCAACAAGCACCTGCTGGCAGTAAATACAATTGCCAATGTGTTCATGCTTAATGAGCAAGTGATGAGTGCAGGCTTCAAGGAGCAG aCTGCAGTTGTTCAGTATGGACCTAGCTCCTTATCTGTGGAGGTGTTCTCCAACATGGCCCATCACGATCTAAAGACTGATATTCAAGTGAAGGGCATATTCACAACCAAA GATGCTTTAGCAGTGTGGAATGGTCGGAGAGTGATTACATATGAATATTCTGCTGACAAGTCTAGCATCAAAGCGGCTG GAACATTTACCACAGAAACCATGAATGTTTGTCTCCATGAACAGAATGTCTACTGCATAGAGGCAATGAAAGTGCAAGTTAGAACCCATCAG gGTACAGTCAAACAGACTATAAACTTTTCGGAGCCCGAGGGACAGCCGGTCAGTATAGATGTATGTGGAAACTACCTGGTCATTGGAACCAATATAGGATTGGTCAGAGTGTACGACCTTTCAAGAAG AGAGGCCAAGCCCCACAGTCAGCCTAGAAATCTAGGGGAAATAATTCCTGGATTTGGATCCATTATTTCCTGCAAATGTAACTGTAGTGGAACTAGAGTCAGTGTCTTGGTCAAGTCG ACAAATGATGCTGTTGACCCCAAGCTATATTTCTGGGACACAGATATAGACCAGGTATCGTACTTTAACTTTGAGACTGGGCGGGGAGAGCAGGATGACTTCCCCCCGGAGCAAGTGGAGGGGGTGGAGGGGGACACCAATGACGCAGAGAG AGGAAAAACTCAGGCTGCCAAAGACATTGCTGGACGGTCTCCAATGACCCACTATTGGGATGCTCATGACCCCAAACTCATTGTCTGTGAAGCTAAAATTCTAATGGATATATTTCATAAGAAGGAGAAAGAGGAGAAGAAGATTGTATCCTTGTCCAAGACCATGGATGATGGACCA GTGGAGGTGATGATCGTATCTTTGTTCAGCACCCCAGAGAATGGGATTCTGATTCAGGACAGCTTTCCCCTCCCCGAGCAGTACCAGACACTGCTAGGCATAGAGGTCCCCTATCACTACTTTGTCAACAAG TCCGAGAACACGAGTGATGACGACGGACAGGGAGATGGTCCCCGCCCAGAGGCCGTGTCCCCCAGGATGGTGGCCAGGAGGACAATGAGGGATTTTGTGGGGCTGGAAGACAGCGACAAAAACACCAAGGACGCCATGCTTAACTTTAGCTACTACCTGACCATTGGCAACATGGACGAAGCTTTCAAGGCGATCAAGCTCATCAAAAG TGAGTCTGTATGGGAGAACATGGCCAAGATGTGTGTCAAGAGTCGCCGTCTGGACGTGGCCAGTGTGTGTCTGGGCAACATGGGCCATGCCCGGGGTGCCCGGGCACTGAGGGAAGCCATGAAAGAGCCAGAACTTGACGCCAAAGTGGCAGTTCTAGCCATGCAGCTTGGACTCAAG GAGGATGCGGAGAGATTACTGAAGAACTGTAAGCGTTATGATTTGTTGAACGAATTCTACCAGTCTATTGGAGATTGGAAGAAAGCCCTGGAAACGGCCGAGATGTACGACCGCATTCATTTGAGGACCACTTACTTTAACTTCGCCAAGCACCTAGAAATGAAGGGTGAATACTCTGAGGCTATTCCAAA CTATGAAAAATCAGACACTCACCGATTTGAGGTCCCTAGAATGCTGTTTGATGAGCCAGAGGCTCTAGAACACTACATCAGCATGCATAAAGACAA AGCATTACACAAATGGTGGGCTCAGTACATGGAGAGTACAGGCGATATGGAGAACGCTCTCCAGTACTACGAAAATGCCCAGGATTATCTCTCCTTAGTCCGCGTCTACTGCTACTGTGGTCAGATGGACAAG GCAGCCGAGATATGTAACAACACTGGTGATCGTGCAGCCTGTTATCACTTGGGGCGACAGTATGAGAACCAGGACCAGATTAAGGAGGCGATTCACTTCTTTACCCGGGCCCAGGCTTACTTTAATGCCATCAGACTCTGTAAA GAGCATGGTATGGAGGATCAGCTGATGAACCTGGCTCTAATGGGACGTCCCGAGGACATGATAGAGGCAGCGCGCTATTACGAACAGAAGCCCGGGGCCCAGGACAAAGCTGTCATGTTGTACCACAAGGCAA GAAATTTCTCCAAAGCTTTGGATCTCTCATTCCGAGCCCGCCAGTTTGGAGCTCTGCAGCTTATATCTGGTGAGCTTGACGAGAGAGCGGACCCAGAACTACTGAAGCGGTGCGGTGATTTCTTCATGGAGAACGGACAGTACGACAAGGCGGTAGATCTACTTGCCATCGGTAAAAAG TATTGGGAGGCTTTAAAGATCTGCATGGACCAGACAGTAGAGATTAACGAAGACTTGGCAGAGAAACTGACTCCAAGCAAGGATGATGCAGGAATCGACACGATGGAGCGGGTCAAAATCTTGGAGGCCATCGCGGAGGTCTGCATGCATCAGGGAGAGTACCACTTGGCTACAAAGAAGTTTACACAGGCCGGAAATAAAATCAAG GCAATGAAAGCTCTATTGAAGTCTGGAGACACAGAGAAGATCTGTTTCTTTGCTAACGTCTCCAGACAGAAGGAGATTTACATCATGGCTGCCAACTACCTTCAGTCGTTAGACTGGCGAAAAGACCCCGAAATTATGAAGAACATCATAGGGTTCTACACCAAAGGGAGAGCACTGGACTCCCTGGCTGGATTCTATGATGCTTGTGCACAG GTGGAGATAGACGAATATCAAGACTATGAGAAAGCTTTACGTGCATTAGGAGAGGCCTACAAGTGTCTCACTAAGGCCAAGATGAATGACGAAATGTTACTGGAAGAAAGATTAGCTCAGCTGAAAAATAAGATGGCACTGATAAAGAAATTTGTCACTGCTAGAAG GGCGTTTGAAGAGAATCCTGAGGAGGGAATCAAGCAGTGTCAGATTCTGTTAGAGGAGCCTGATCTAGAGTCAGGGGTGCGTGTAGGGGATGTGTATGGGGTCATGATCGAGTATTACGCCCGCAGGGACAGATGGAAAGCT GCTCATGCAGCAATAGAAGAAATGAAGAGTAGGATCCCCAATATGAACATAGGTTATTATGTTAATATGAGAACTGTAGAAGCAGTGTATCGTGCTTTGGACATTCCCATGGGGGATATGAATAGAGGAAAGATGAATGGAGTGATGGATGAGGAAGATGGAGAGATTGTAGAAGAGGAAGTGGATAATATTTATGGACATGATGAAGTCTGA